In a single window of the Pseudomonas oryzihabitans genome:
- the eutC gene encoding ethanolamine ammonia-lyase subunit EutC produces MKDSDTARPDPWAELRRLTPARIALGRAGTSLPTAAQLDFQAAHAQARDAVHLAFDHQALREGLTAQGRETLVLKSAAPDRHTYLQRPDLGRKLSEESARELQAYAAEHPDGFDVAVVIADGLSALAVHRHALPFLERLADQAKADGWRWAPVTLVEQGRVAVGDEIGGLLKARLLVMLIGERPGLSSPDSLGLYFTYGPRPGLNDAGRNCISNVRLEGLAYGLAAHKLLYLMREADRRKLSGVQLKDEAEVPLLEGGEENARVGNFLTAF; encoded by the coding sequence ATGAAGGACTCCGACACCGCCCGCCCCGATCCCTGGGCCGAATTGCGTCGCCTGACCCCGGCGCGCATCGCCCTGGGCCGCGCCGGCACCAGCCTGCCCACTGCCGCCCAGCTGGACTTCCAGGCCGCCCATGCCCAGGCCCGCGATGCCGTGCACCTGGCCTTCGATCACCAGGCGCTGCGCGAAGGCCTGACCGCCCAGGGCCGCGAGACCCTGGTGCTCAAGAGCGCCGCGCCGGATCGCCACACCTATCTGCAGCGCCCCGATCTGGGACGCAAGCTGTCGGAGGAATCCGCCCGCGAACTCCAGGCCTATGCCGCCGAGCATCCGGACGGCTTCGACGTCGCCGTGGTCATTGCCGACGGCCTCTCGGCCCTGGCGGTGCATCGCCATGCCCTACCGTTCCTGGAGCGGCTGGCCGACCAGGCCAAGGCCGACGGTTGGCGCTGGGCGCCGGTCACCCTGGTGGAACAGGGCCGGGTGGCGGTGGGTGACGAGATCGGCGGTTTGCTCAAGGCGCGGCTGCTGGTGATGCTGATCGGCGAGCGCCCCGGTCTCAGCTCACCCGACAGCCTCGGCCTCTATTTCACCTATGGTCCGCGCCCGGGCCTCAACGATGCCGGTCGCAACTGCATCTCCAACGTGCGCCTGGAGGGCCTCGCCTATGGGCTGGCAGCGCACAAGCTGCTCTACCTGATGCGCGAAGCGGATCGCCGCAAGCTCTCCGGGGTGCAGCTCAAGGACGAAGCCGAGGTGCCGCTGCTGGAGGGTGGGGAGGAGAACGCCCGGGTGGGGAATTTCCTGACCGCGTTCTAG
- a CDS encoding ethanolamine ammonia-lyase subunit EutB codes for MSGFQHSVAGQTWRFTDLKALMAKATPARSGDVLAGVAASNDVERVAAQMALAELPLRHFLTEAVIPYEADEVTRLILDSHDAQAFAPVAHLTVGGFRDWLLGPAADETSLAALAPGLTPEMVAAVSKIMRIQDLILVAQKVRVVTRFRNTIGLRGRLSTRLQPNHPTDDPAGIAASVLDGLLYGNGDAVIGINPATDSTGGICELLKMLDAVIQRYEIPTQACVLTHVTTSIAAIERGAPVDLVFQSIAGTQGANESFGISLALLQEGYEAGLSQRRGTLGDNLMYFETGQGSALSAGAHHGVDQQTCEVRAYAVARQFKPLLVNTVVGFIGPEYLYNGKQIIRAGLEDHFCGKLLGVPMGCDICYTNHAEADQDDMDMLLTLLGAAGINFIMGIPGSDDVMLNYQTTSFHDALYARQVLGLQPAPEFAAWLDRLGILRLEDGRFRLGEGLPAPFQQVLAQI; via the coding sequence ATGAGCGGTTTCCAGCACAGTGTGGCCGGCCAGACCTGGCGTTTCACCGATCTCAAGGCGCTCATGGCCAAGGCCACTCCGGCGCGGTCGGGAGATGTCCTGGCCGGAGTCGCCGCGAGTAACGACGTAGAGCGGGTGGCGGCGCAGATGGCCCTAGCCGAGCTGCCGCTCAGGCATTTCCTTACCGAGGCGGTGATCCCCTACGAGGCCGACGAGGTTACCCGGCTGATCTTGGACAGCCACGATGCCCAGGCCTTCGCCCCGGTCGCCCACCTCACCGTGGGCGGCTTTCGCGACTGGCTGCTCGGCCCGGCGGCGGACGAGACCAGTCTCGCTGCGCTGGCCCCGGGACTGACCCCGGAGATGGTCGCCGCAGTGTCCAAGATCATGCGTATCCAGGACCTGATCCTGGTCGCCCAGAAGGTCCGCGTGGTGACCCGTTTCCGCAACACCATCGGCTTGCGTGGGCGGCTGTCCACCCGGCTGCAGCCCAATCACCCCACCGACGATCCGGCCGGCATCGCCGCCAGCGTCCTCGACGGCCTGCTCTACGGCAACGGCGACGCGGTGATCGGCATCAACCCGGCCACCGACAGCACGGGCGGCATCTGCGAGCTGCTGAAGATGCTCGATGCGGTGATCCAGCGCTATGAGATCCCGACCCAGGCCTGCGTGCTGACCCACGTCACCACCAGCATCGCCGCCATCGAACGCGGCGCGCCCGTGGATCTGGTATTCCAGTCCATCGCCGGGACCCAGGGCGCCAACGAGAGCTTTGGCATCAGCCTGGCGCTGCTGCAGGAAGGTTACGAAGCGGGGCTGTCGCAGCGCCGCGGCACCCTGGGCGACAACCTCATGTATTTCGAGACGGGGCAGGGCAGTGCTCTTTCTGCAGGCGCCCACCATGGCGTCGATCAGCAGACCTGCGAGGTGCGCGCCTACGCCGTGGCCCGTCAATTCAAGCCGCTACTGGTGAACACCGTGGTCGGCTTCATCGGCCCGGAGTACCTCTACAACGGCAAGCAGATCATCCGCGCCGGCCTCGAAGATCACTTCTGCGGCAAGCTGCTCGGCGTGCCCATGGGCTGCGACATCTGCTACACCAACCATGCCGAAGCGGACCAGGACGACATGGACATGCTGCTGACCCTGCTGGGCGCGGCGGGCATCAATTTCATCATGGGCATCCCGGGCTCGGACGACGTGATGCTCAACTACCAGACCACCTCCTTCCACGACGCCCTCTACGCCCGCCAGGTGCTGGGCCTGCAACCGGCGCCGGAATTCGCCGCCTGGCTCGATCGCCTGGGCATCCTGCGCCTGGAGGACGGCCGCTTCCGCCTCGGCGAGGGCCTGCCCGCGCCGTTCCAGCAGGTGTTGGCGCAGATTTGA